GCAACCTTTGTCTTTGCATTATATTTTCAAGAGGTGTGTCTTTTCCATGAGAATATTTTTTTTGAGGCCGATTTGCTTGTCCTTTTGTACAATCTGCTTGGCCCCGCTTTTGAAAATCAGGGAGGACAAGGTATGCCTGTCGGTCCTGGCCTGTCTGTTTTGGGGAATGCCCTGTCCGGTTTCAGCCCATCCTCATGTGTATGTGGACGCCCGGGTGGATGTAATATTTGACGATGCGGGCCTGTCCGGTTTCAGGGTTACCTGGGTTTTTGATGAGATGTTCAGCAACATGATTGCCTTTGATTTTGATACCAACGGCAATGGCCGCTTCGATGCCGGGGAGGTGGAAGGGGTCAGGAAGGGGGCCTTTTCCAATCTTCGGGAATTCGGGTATTTCACCCGCATCCGCATCGGGGGGAAACCCTTTGCCGTGCAATTTGTAAAGGATTTTTCCGCTACCCTTCATGATGGGGTCATGACCTATGCTTTTTTTATTCCCTGTCATGTGCGGGCTGCGGCTACTGTCAAGAAGATTCGGCTCTCCATGTACGATGACACATATTATACGGACATAGCCCTTGCTTCGGACCCGGTGAAGATGGTGGGGGCGGAGCGGTTTGGTGCTGACTGGGAGGTCAAGGAGAACCCGGCCGACGCCTTTTATTACGGTCAGATTTTTCCCGAGGACATTATTATCACCTTCAAGGAACGCCCATGATCAGATTGTTCCTGGCGATTTTCCTTTTTCTGCTACTTGTGGGTGGTGCTGTCCCTGCCGGTGCAGGCAATCCCTTTCAGGGGGGGGAGCAAGGAACGGTTGTACGCCAATCCACAGAGAATTCCCCGGCCGCTGGTTTTTTTGTGCGCATCGCCCAATACCAGCAGGAACTCAGGCAACGACTCGGCGGGTTGATCCGTGAGGCCCGGCAGGGGATCTCCCTGCGTCCTTTGATGCTCATTCTTGTGTTCGCTTTTGCCTATGGGATGGTGCACGCGGCCGGTCCGGGCCATGGCAAGGCCGTGGCCATGACCTATATTCTGTCCCAGAACGCCTCCATCGGCGGAGGCATCCTTTTCGGTGTGTCCATCGCCCTGATTCATGGTTTTTCAGGGGCGATTTGCGTGCTGGGGCTGCACTACATCCTTGAACAAAGTGTCAGCGGGACCCTGGCTTCAGTAACCAGGACAACGCAGCTGGTCAGCTTCGGACTTATTACCCTGCTTGGAGTATGGATCGTATGTTCTCATCTGCGGGAATGCTTCCAACAAGTGGACGGGACCCACGGTAAAGACATGAAAAAGGGGAAGACGCGACTTCTGCCCTGGGCCTTGTCCGTGGGCATGGTTCCCTGTCCCGGGGTGGTCATGGTCATGCTTTTTTGTTTGTCTATGGGGGTATTTTCTTTGGGCCTCATGGCAGCCCTTGCCATTTCCCTGGGCATGGCCGTTACCATTTCACTGGTGGTGATCTGCGTGGTTCTGGGGCGCACTGCGTGTGTAGGCAGCTTTTCG
The Desulfoplanes formicivorans DNA segment above includes these coding regions:
- a CDS encoding DUF1007 family protein, whose product is MSFCTICLAPLLKIREDKVCLSVLACLFWGMPCPVSAHPHVYVDARVDVIFDDAGLSGFRVTWVFDEMFSNMIAFDFDTNGNGRFDAGEVEGVRKGAFSNLREFGYFTRIRIGGKPFAVQFVKDFSATLHDGVMTYAFFIPCHVRAAATVKKIRLSMYDDTYYTDIALASDPVKMVGAERFGADWEVKENPADAFYYGQIFPEDIIITFKERP
- a CDS encoding nickel/cobalt transporter — its product is MIRLFLAIFLFLLLVGGAVPAGAGNPFQGGEQGTVVRQSTENSPAAGFFVRIAQYQQELRQRLGGLIREARQGISLRPLMLILVFAFAYGMVHAAGPGHGKAVAMTYILSQNASIGGGILFGVSIALIHGFSGAICVLGLHYILEQSVSGTLASVTRTTQLVSFGLITLLGVWIVCSHLRECFQQVDGTHGKDMKKGKTRLLPWALSVGMVPCPGVVMVMLFCLSMGVFSLGLMAALAISLGMAVTISLVVICVVLGRTACVGSFSAQRARRLEQILGMTSGLAVAVLGFVFFRAAMV